A window from Triticum aestivum cultivar Chinese Spring chromosome 6D, IWGSC CS RefSeq v2.1, whole genome shotgun sequence encodes these proteins:
- the LOC123142820 gene encoding flap endonuclease GEN-like 1 yields the protein MGVRGGFWKALQPYARQEGMGYLRGRRVAVDLSSWIVSAMSTKSPTRRNIFFRTLSLFSKVGAFPVFVVDGMPSPLKAKATSEAFTRCVHECVQLLGHMRMPILRAKGEAEALCAQLNREGKVDACITSDSDAFLCGATTVIKVFRSAKEPLSATT from the exons ATGGGCGTGCGCGGCGGTTTCTGGAAGGCGCTGCAGCCGTACGCGCGGCAGGAGGGCATGGGGTATCTCCGCGGCCGCCGCGTCGCCGTCGACCTCTCCTCGTGGATCGTCTCCGCCATGAGCACCAAGTCGCCCACCCGCCGCAACATCTTCTTCCGCACGCTCTCCCTCTTCTCCAAGGTGGGGGCGTTCCCGGTGTTCGTGGTGGACGGCATGCCGTCGCCGCTCAAGGCCAAGGCCACAAGTGAGGCCTTCACGCGATGTGTCCACGAGTGTGTG CAACTGCTTGGGCATATGAGAATGCCGATACTCCGGGCAAAGGGCGAGGCCGAAGCACTGTGCGCTCAGTTGAATCGTGAGGGCAAGGTGGACGCCTGCATTACCTCTGACAGTGACGCCTTCCTCTGCGGAGCCACCACGGTGATCAAAGTGTTCCGGTCCGCTAAGGAACCTTTGAGTGCTACAACATAG
- the LOC123142821 gene encoding flap endonuclease GEN-like 1: protein MALVIGSDYDLQGVPGVGLQTALALRAIGKGIYPPASFASQCPSFDKARDLNWGFNVCKRLAAHPNFPNGEIIKLYLCDDNLDTEWDVPSLVWNRQPNVEALVDMLSYGKWGKSDIRRHMLPMLSTIYLREMASPSNSKSLLLLDDDQYEFHSVKRIKIIHGQPYYLVQWKSHADDRMFVQTDEDVQLVDEAFPNEARRHKWLKGREKSGANRNRLLVPKEEKSRSKLNILANNMSKTRKGARPRPSWVQLCIKDFYCSKKPHVEMGQTSTRKSSPVSQRRNLMLG from the exons ATGGCGCTTGTTATTGGCAGTGACTATGATCTGCAGGGGGTGCCCGGTGTGGGTCTTCAGACCGCACTTGC ATTACGTGCAATCGGTAAAGGAATCTATCCACCTGCATCTTTCGCATCTCAATGTCCTAGCTTTGACAAG GCGCGTGATCTGAATTGGGGATTCAATGTCTGCAAAAGATTAGCTGCTCACCCAAATTTCCCAAATGGGGAGATAATTAAACTATATCTATGTGATGACAATCTGGATACAG AATGGGATGTTCCATCGCTTGTGTGGAATAGGCAGCCTAATGTTGAGGCTTTGGTCGACATGTTATCGTATGGGAAGTGGGGGAAATCAGATATCCGACGCCACATGCTGCCGATGCTATCAACCATTTATTTACGCGAGATGGCGTCTCCATCCAATTCCAAATCACTGCTTCTTCTTGATGATGACCAGTATGAATTCCATTCAGTTAAACGGATCAAGATAATACATGGCCAACCTTATTACTTGGTCCAATGGAAGAGCCATGCTGACGATCGTATGTTTGTACAAACTGATGAAGATGTCCAGCTTGTGGATGAGGCATTTCCTAATGAAGCCCGACGGCATAAG TGGCTCAAAGGACGAGAGAAATCAGGAGCAAACAGGAATCGGTTGCTGGTGCCGAAAGAAGAGAAATCAAGATCCAAGCTTAACATACTAGCAAACAACATGTCCAAGACACGGAAAGGTGCAAGACCCAGACCCAGCTGGGTGCAGCTTTGCATCAAGGATTTCTACTGCTCGAAGAAGCCTCATGTAGAAATGGGCCAGACGTCGACAAGAAAATCCTCACCCGTGTCTCAGCGACGCAACTTGATGTTGGGCTGA